The Kribbella sp. NBC_00662 nucleotide sequence TCGTCTTGCCGGCGTCGATGTGGGCCATGATCCCGATGTTGCGGACCTTGGCCAGGTCGGTGGTGATTTGTACGGCCACCTCGGTGGTCTACCTCTCGATTCTGTCTTGCGTCAAAGGGGGATCACTGGGGTCCGGATCGGACCCCGGATCACCAGCGGTAGTGGGCGAAAGCCTTGTTGGCTTCGGCCATCTTGTGCGTGTCCTCGCGGCGCTTCACCGACGCACCGAGACCGTTGGACGCGTCCAGGATCTCGTTCATCAGCCGCTCGGACATGGTCTTCTCACGACGGGCCCGCGAGTACGTCGTCAGCCAGCGCAGCGCCAGCGTGGTGGACCGGCCGGGCTTGACCTCGATCGGCACCTGGTAGGTCGCACCACCGACGCGGCGGCTCTTCACCTCGATGCTCGGCTTCACGTTGTCCAGCGCACGCTTCAGCGTGATCACCGGGTCGGTGCCGGTCTTGGTGCGAGTGCCCTCGAGCGCGCTGTAGACGATGCTCTGCGCGATCTGCTTCTTGCCGTCGACCAGGATCTTCGAGATCAACTGGGTGACGAGCGGCGAACTGTAGACCGGGTCGATGATGACCGGGCGCTTCGGGGCCGGGCCCTTGCGCGGCATTAGCTCTTCTCCTTCTTCGCGCCGTAGAGGCTGCGAGCCTGCTTCCGGTTCTTCACACCCTGGGTGTCGAGCGAACCGCGGATGATCTTGTACCGGACACCGGGGAGGTCCTTCACGCGGCCGCCGCGGACGAGCACGATCGAGTGCTCCTGCAGGTTGTGGCCGACGCCAGGAATGTAGGCGGTGACCTCGATACCGCTGGTCAGGCGGACACGCGCAACCTTACGAAGGGCCGAGTTCGGCTTCTTCGGCGTGGTCGTGTAGACGCGCGTGCACACACCACGACGCTGAGGGGAACCCTTCAGGGCCGGCGTCTTGTTCTTGGACACCTTGTCCTGGCGGCCCTTGCGGACCAGCTGGTTAATGGTGGGCACCGCGTGGGTCTCTTTCTGTCGTCCGGCTGGGTTTGTTGCTCTTACCTGACCCCCGCGGTCGGGTGTGTCGCGTGCGCACGGGCGTACCGAGGCCTTAATCTCAAGACTGTCGGCTAGAAGTCCCGTGCCACGCGGCCCGACCCGTTGGACGAGGGGCACGCATGACGGCCCAAGGAAGACCCCGGGCACGATCGTTAAGACTAGCGGGTGCCTCAAGCACGGTCAAAATGAGTAATCAACCGCGGTCGAGGAGCTTCCGCTTCTCTAGTGTACAGGGCCTCCGGGATGAGCCTGGGCAAGCGCTTGCAGAGGCCCTGCTCGCAGCAGTCAGACGCGGAACTCGACGTCGGTGATCAGGCCGTCGACGACGCGGTACAGACCGAGCTGCGGAGTGGTCCCGCCGTCGTCGTACGACACCACGTGCTCGACGACCCACTCCCCCAGCATCAGTCGCTGCACCACTTCGGTCTTGCCCTGGCCGGCGTCGAGGCGCGGCCGGTAGTACTCGCGCAGGAACCGGCGGCCCTTCAGCTCGGTGCCGTCGGCGAGCAGGATCCGCGCCGTCGGCGAGTACATCGCCAGGAAGGCCTCGAGGTCGTGCGCGTCGAAGGCGGCGTGCTCGCGGCTGAT carries:
- the rpsG gene encoding 30S ribosomal protein S7, which produces MPRKGPAPKRPVIIDPVYSSPLVTQLISKILVDGKKQIAQSIVYSALEGTRTKTGTDPVITLKRALDNVKPSIEVKSRRVGGATYQVPIEVKPGRSTTLALRWLTTYSRARREKTMSERLMNEILDASNGLGASVKRREDTHKMAEANKAFAHYRW
- the rpsL gene encoding 30S ribosomal protein S12; translation: MPTINQLVRKGRQDKVSKNKTPALKGSPQRRGVCTRVYTTTPKKPNSALRKVARVRLTSGIEVTAYIPGVGHNLQEHSIVLVRGGRVKDLPGVRYKIIRGSLDTQGVKNRKQARSLYGAKKEKS